In a genomic window of Paramicrobacterium chengjingii:
- a CDS encoding site-specific integrase encodes MGSIEPYETKAGKRYRIRWRTPEHKDRNKRGFTTKRDAERALRKVEGSKDDGQYIDPSSAIATISDLGASWLAGQSHLKPSSLAPVEIAWRVHVEPVWGTQSVGSVRHSAVQKWVTELSERRGATTVLRAHGVLAGILETAVKDRRLASNPARGVNLPRKTKKPRRYLTHERVERLAEQSGNKATLVRFLCYTGLRWGEAVALQVGDLDMLRRRVRVERNAVRVNGYIVPGTPKSHEARSVPFPAFLVDELAAQCEGRERGDLLFGNGQTWVVTPSTRDGWFVGAKRRASESDADFPNVTIHDLRHTAASLAISAGANVKAVQRMLGHASAAMTLDTYADLFDDDLDAVASALNDARLSATVSKSVSKSDF; translated from the coding sequence ATGGGCAGCATTGAGCCTTACGAGACCAAGGCGGGGAAGCGGTACCGTATCCGCTGGCGAACCCCTGAGCATAAGGATCGCAATAAGCGCGGGTTCACGACGAAGCGGGACGCGGAGCGAGCGCTGCGCAAAGTCGAGGGCTCCAAGGACGATGGGCAGTACATCGACCCGTCATCTGCGATTGCGACAATTAGTGACCTCGGGGCCTCGTGGCTGGCCGGTCAATCGCACCTGAAACCGTCGTCGCTGGCCCCTGTGGAGATCGCGTGGCGCGTGCACGTTGAACCTGTGTGGGGCACTCAATCGGTCGGGAGCGTGCGGCACAGCGCCGTGCAGAAGTGGGTGACGGAGCTATCCGAGCGGCGAGGTGCGACGACCGTGCTGCGCGCTCACGGCGTGCTGGCAGGGATTCTCGAGACCGCCGTGAAAGATCGTCGTTTGGCGTCGAATCCGGCGCGGGGCGTGAACCTCCCGAGGAAGACGAAGAAACCCCGTCGATACCTGACCCATGAGCGTGTAGAACGCCTTGCAGAGCAGTCTGGCAATAAAGCTACCCTGGTGCGTTTCCTCTGCTACACGGGCCTGCGGTGGGGCGAGGCGGTGGCACTACAGGTCGGTGATCTTGACATGCTGCGCCGTCGAGTCAGAGTGGAGCGTAACGCCGTTCGCGTGAACGGGTACATCGTGCCCGGGACGCCGAAGTCTCACGAGGCGCGCTCTGTGCCGTTCCCCGCGTTCCTCGTTGACGAACTGGCCGCTCAGTGCGAGGGGCGTGAACGTGGTGATCTGCTGTTCGGCAACGGACAAACGTGGGTGGTCACGCCGTCAACACGAGACGGTTGGTTTGTCGGCGCGAAACGTCGCGCATCGGAGTCTGACGCCGATTTCCCGAATGTGACGATCCATGATCTGCGGCACACAGCGGCGAGCTTGGCGATCTCAGCCGGGGCGAACGTGAAAGCCGTGCAGCGGATGCTCGGCCATGCGTCGGCGGCGATGACATTGGACACGTACGCTGACCTGTTCGATGACGATCTGGACGCTGTAGCGAGCGCTTTGAATGACGCTCGTTTGTCTGCGACTGTGTCCAAATCTGTGTCCAAAAGCGATTTTTGA
- a CDS encoding NAD(P)/FAD-dependent oxidoreductase: protein MPKILIVGGGYAGFYTAWKLEKHLRAGEAEVTVVDPRPYMTYQPFLPEIAAGSIEPRHAVVSLRRHLKRTEVITAKVTYINHAEKKATISPEVGDTYDFEYDQVVVTGGAVSRTFPIPGLADEGIGLKTVEEAVAIRDKVLDNFAKAAHLPAGPERDRLLTFVVVGGGFAGIEIFAELRSFASDLLKYYPQIEFDDISFHLVEAMGRIMPEVSLKTSHWVLKDLAKRGALVHLDTQFSSCIDGNIELSTGEKFESDLIVWTAGVMATPQIVRHTDLPIEERGRVTTRADLRVGSDDEPIEGAWAAGDVSRVPDLTGGGVGGYCVPNAQHAVRQGKLLATNLVAVLRGEQPKDYIHKNLGAVAGLGLGTGVFQSGKIAIKGFPAWIAHRGYHGLAMPTWERKFRVFWGWWNNFFLGRDIVSLSAVQQPRAAFEEFAARPKPPAPAEEKPADAATDDKSEVMKADKPVAKPAESAPAEKAPAKKAPAKKSAAQKPAASKAREKDAADTVA, encoded by the coding sequence GTGCCCAAGATTCTCATCGTCGGCGGAGGTTACGCCGGCTTTTACACCGCATGGAAGCTCGAGAAGCACCTGCGTGCAGGAGAGGCAGAGGTCACCGTCGTTGACCCCCGTCCCTACATGACGTACCAGCCCTTCCTTCCCGAGATCGCGGCAGGCTCCATCGAGCCTCGTCACGCCGTCGTCTCGCTCCGCCGCCACCTCAAGCGAACCGAGGTGATCACGGCGAAGGTGACCTACATCAACCACGCCGAGAAGAAGGCGACGATTTCCCCAGAGGTCGGCGACACGTACGACTTCGAATACGACCAGGTCGTCGTTACCGGTGGTGCGGTGTCACGCACATTCCCGATTCCGGGACTGGCTGACGAGGGCATCGGCCTCAAGACCGTCGAAGAAGCCGTTGCTATTCGTGACAAGGTTCTCGACAACTTCGCCAAGGCTGCGCACCTGCCGGCCGGGCCGGAGCGCGACCGTCTTCTCACGTTTGTCGTCGTCGGAGGCGGGTTCGCCGGCATCGAGATCTTCGCAGAACTGCGCTCGTTCGCGAGCGATCTGCTGAAGTACTACCCGCAGATCGAGTTCGACGACATCAGCTTCCATCTCGTTGAAGCCATGGGGCGCATCATGCCCGAGGTTTCGCTCAAGACGAGCCACTGGGTTCTTAAAGACCTTGCGAAGCGTGGCGCTCTCGTGCACCTCGACACCCAGTTCTCGTCGTGCATCGACGGCAACATCGAGCTCTCCACGGGCGAGAAGTTCGAGTCCGACCTCATTGTCTGGACCGCCGGCGTTATGGCCACCCCGCAAATCGTTCGGCACACCGACCTTCCGATCGAAGAGCGCGGTCGCGTAACCACTCGTGCCGACCTTCGCGTCGGGTCCGATGACGAACCCATCGAGGGTGCTTGGGCCGCGGGTGATGTCTCGCGCGTTCCCGACCTGACAGGCGGTGGTGTCGGTGGCTACTGCGTTCCGAACGCGCAGCACGCGGTGCGTCAGGGCAAGCTTCTTGCAACGAACCTCGTCGCAGTGCTTCGAGGTGAGCAGCCGAAGGACTACATTCACAAGAATCTGGGCGCGGTCGCTGGTCTTGGACTCGGAACCGGTGTATTTCAGTCGGGCAAGATTGCGATCAAGGGCTTCCCCGCATGGATTGCGCACCGTGGGTACCACGGCCTCGCGATGCCGACGTGGGAGCGTAAATTCCGTGTCTTTTGGGGTTGGTGGAACAACTTCTTCCTCGGCCGCGACATTGTCTCGCTGTCGGCTGTGCAGCAGCCTCGCGCGGCTTTCGAGGAGTTCGCGGCTCGTCCGAAGCCGCCGGCACCGGCCGAAGAAAAACCTGCTGATGCGGCAACGGACGACAAGTCTGAGGTCATGAAGGCAGACAAGCCTGTAGCGAAGCCAGCGGAAAGCGCTCCGGCCGAGAAAGCGCCCGCGAAAAAGGCCCCTGCGAAGAAGTCGGCAGCTCAGAAACCCGCTGCGTCGAAGGCGCGCGAAAAGGATGCTGCAGACACTGTCGCGTAA
- the eno gene encoding phosphopyruvate hydratase yields the protein MAFIEATIAREILDSRGNPTVEVEVMLDDGEVGRAAVPSGASTGAFEAYELRDGDKDRYLGKGVRTAVTAVLDELGPAIEGLDASEQRLIDNTLREVDGTDNKKRVGANAILGVSLAAAHAAASSADLPLFRYLGGPNAHVLPVPLMNIINGGAHADTAVDIQEFMILPIGAPSFSEALRWGAETYHTLKGLLKSKGLATGLGDEGGFAPDLANNSAALDLIVEAIQKAGFTPGSDIALGLDVASSEFFENGAYRFEGKDRSSEEMTAYYEDLVANYPLVTIEDPLDENDWDGYGHLTPSLGGKVQIVGDDLFVTNPTRLADGISKGAANSLLVKVNQIGTLSETFDAVTLAQTSGYTAILSHRSGETEDTTISDLAVATNAGQIKTGAPARSERVAKYNQLLRIEEELGEAAVYAGRSAFPRFSA from the coding sequence GTGGCATTCATCGAGGCGACTATCGCCCGAGAGATTCTGGATTCCCGTGGCAACCCCACCGTTGAGGTCGAGGTCATGCTCGACGACGGAGAAGTGGGCCGTGCCGCGGTTCCCTCCGGCGCATCCACCGGCGCGTTCGAAGCGTACGAGCTGCGCGACGGCGACAAGGACCGCTACCTCGGCAAGGGTGTGCGCACCGCCGTGACAGCGGTTCTCGATGAGCTCGGACCTGCGATCGAAGGCCTTGACGCTTCAGAGCAGCGTCTTATCGACAACACACTTCGCGAGGTCGATGGAACAGACAACAAGAAGCGCGTCGGAGCCAACGCCATCCTCGGCGTGAGCCTCGCCGCCGCTCACGCGGCCGCCTCGTCTGCAGATCTTCCGCTCTTCCGCTACCTCGGCGGGCCGAACGCGCATGTTCTGCCTGTTCCGCTCATGAACATTATCAACGGTGGCGCTCACGCCGACACCGCCGTTGACATTCAGGAGTTCATGATCCTGCCGATTGGCGCTCCGAGTTTTTCTGAGGCACTGCGGTGGGGAGCCGAGACCTACCACACGCTCAAGGGTCTTCTGAAGTCGAAGGGCCTTGCGACAGGTCTGGGAGACGAAGGTGGCTTCGCGCCCGATCTCGCGAACAACAGCGCTGCACTCGACCTCATCGTCGAAGCGATTCAGAAGGCCGGCTTCACACCGGGCAGCGACATCGCTCTGGGTCTTGACGTCGCATCGAGCGAGTTCTTCGAGAACGGTGCCTACCGCTTTGAAGGCAAGGACCGCTCGAGCGAGGAAATGACCGCGTACTACGAGGACCTCGTTGCGAACTACCCGCTCGTCACGATCGAGGACCCTCTCGATGAGAACGACTGGGACGGCTACGGCCATCTCACCCCGAGCCTCGGCGGCAAGGTGCAGATTGTCGGGGACGACCTGTTCGTCACCAACCCGACGCGTCTCGCCGACGGCATCTCGAAGGGCGCAGCGAACTCACTGCTGGTCAAGGTGAATCAGATCGGCACGCTGTCTGAGACGTTCGATGCCGTGACGCTTGCGCAGACGTCTGGCTACACCGCCATCCTCTCGCACCGCTCGGGCGAGACCGAAGACACAACAATCTCCGACCTGGCCGTTGCCACCAACGCCGGTCAGATCAAGACCGGAGCGCCTGCGCGTTCCGAGCGTGTCGCCAAGTACAATCAGTTGCTGAGAATCGAGGAGGAGTTGGGCGAGGCCGCCGTGTACGCGGGCCGTTCCGCTTTCCCGCGCTTCAGCGCGTAG
- a CDS encoding DUF501 domain-containing protein, with translation MTTPPFEPVSDVDIAIVSAQLGRQARDVVGISARCVCGRPTVVSTSPRLADGTPFPTFYYLSHPGATAAVSELEANHVMAEYSQLLADDDDVSETYRSAHVAYLADRESMGNVPEIDGVSAGGMPTRVKCLHALVAHSLAAGPGVNPIGDLALKRASWSPTVCTCSFEEVTEES, from the coding sequence GTGACAACCCCACCCTTCGAGCCGGTATCCGACGTCGACATTGCCATCGTCTCTGCACAGCTGGGGCGCCAGGCACGAGATGTTGTGGGAATTTCGGCGCGCTGTGTGTGCGGGCGTCCCACCGTGGTGTCGACGAGCCCTCGGCTGGCAGACGGCACGCCTTTTCCCACGTTCTACTACCTGAGCCACCCCGGTGCGACAGCTGCCGTGAGTGAACTCGAGGCGAATCACGTGATGGCGGAGTACTCACAGCTGCTCGCTGATGACGACGACGTGAGCGAAACGTATAGAAGTGCCCATGTCGCCTACCTCGCCGATCGTGAGAGCATGGGAAACGTGCCGGAGATCGACGGGGTGTCCGCAGGTGGAATGCCGACGCGAGTGAAGTGTCTTCACGCTCTCGTCGCTCACTCCCTCGCGGCGGGCCCCGGCGTGAACCCGATCGGCGATTTGGCGTTGAAACGCGCATCGTGGTCGCCGACGGTGTGCACGTGTTCGTTCGAAGAAGTGACGGAAGAGAGCTGA
- the hisS gene encoding histidine--tRNA ligase, whose translation MASSVTPPRGMRDYLPADKAKREYALGRIRDVYTRYGFDEIETPVVEDYSRLHGGLGGDNEKLTFSVLKRRLSADDLRAAADTGDTSAIADLGLRFDLTVPLARFYTTHRGELPPVFRAIQIAPVWRAERPQKGRYRQFVQCDIDIFGEPGPLAEIELISATAAALRELGLSGFTFRLNDRRILTSMLTAFGFDDTEHPGVLITIDKLDKIGATGVVAELRERGATASAIDALERYLARVDGQKQGEFDADQIRSLLPGGVDDEVITELASIGRAVERASQAAGAVEHNAPLVQFDPFLVRGMGYYSGPIFEIHHPELGYSLGGGGRYDGVVGRFLGQDVPASGASLGFDRIVDLIEMDAARHDEAIVLVHDRDVDPSTLVALKTQLVGRGARVRLEKRVKNLTALLDRVTAAGFTAFAFVRAEHEDANELEIKPLG comes from the coding sequence ATGGCTTCTTCTGTAACACCACCGCGCGGCATGCGCGATTACCTCCCCGCAGACAAGGCGAAGCGTGAATACGCTCTTGGGCGCATTCGCGATGTGTACACGCGCTATGGCTTCGACGAGATCGAGACTCCGGTTGTCGAGGACTACAGTCGCCTGCATGGCGGTCTCGGCGGAGACAACGAGAAGCTCACTTTTTCTGTTCTCAAGCGTCGCCTCAGCGCCGACGACCTGCGCGCCGCAGCCGACACGGGTGACACATCGGCCATCGCCGACCTCGGCCTGCGGTTCGACCTCACGGTTCCGCTCGCTCGCTTCTACACAACTCACCGCGGCGAGCTTCCTCCCGTGTTTCGTGCGATCCAGATTGCACCCGTGTGGCGTGCCGAGCGCCCGCAGAAGGGGCGCTATCGGCAGTTTGTGCAGTGCGACATCGACATCTTCGGGGAACCGGGGCCCCTCGCCGAGATCGAACTTATCTCTGCGACGGCCGCAGCGCTTCGCGAACTCGGGCTCTCGGGCTTCACATTCCGGCTCAACGACCGGCGCATACTCACGAGCATGCTCACGGCGTTCGGATTCGACGACACCGAGCACCCCGGCGTGCTGATCACCATCGACAAGCTCGACAAGATCGGCGCCACCGGGGTCGTCGCCGAGCTGCGCGAGCGTGGGGCGACGGCATCCGCCATCGATGCGCTCGAGCGGTACCTCGCTCGTGTTGACGGCCAGAAGCAGGGGGAGTTTGACGCGGACCAGATTCGATCCCTTCTGCCTGGCGGCGTCGACGACGAGGTGATCACAGAGTTGGCCAGCATCGGTCGCGCCGTTGAACGCGCTTCGCAGGCAGCAGGAGCGGTCGAGCACAATGCGCCTCTCGTGCAATTCGATCCGTTTCTCGTGCGCGGCATGGGGTATTACAGCGGGCCGATTTTTGAGATTCATCACCCGGAGCTCGGCTACTCACTCGGTGGCGGTGGCCGATACGACGGCGTTGTCGGGCGTTTCCTCGGGCAGGACGTGCCCGCATCGGGTGCGTCTCTGGGGTTCGACCGCATCGTCGATCTGATCGAGATGGATGCCGCTCGGCACGACGAAGCAATCGTGCTCGTTCACGATCGCGATGTCGATCCATCGACTCTCGTTGCGCTCAAAACGCAACTCGTCGGGCGTGGGGCTCGCGTGCGTCTCGAGAAACGAGTGAAGAATCTCACGGCGCTGCTCGACCGCGTTACAGCGGCCGGCTTCACCGCATTCGCGTTCGTTCGGGCAGAGCATGAGGATGCCAACGAGCTCGAGATCAAGCCGCTCGGTTGA
- a CDS encoding FtsB family cell division protein yields the protein MARRPANPRRTPSRRRRDDDSVVVEQSERGRWVGGIHFSGFSLMMMALLVLGVVVLAPNLKALVEQRQQIADLRQHVAQQKDDVEDMRRERERWDDPTYVQTQARERFFYVSPGEISFIVINDLDKTFLSDTTDPISDELTTTNVDWASSMLTSIMTAAFTPVEGDETSKKPSSTPTPTPTETSTEKK from the coding sequence ATGGCACGACGGCCCGCGAACCCGCGTCGAACGCCATCGCGCCGTCGCCGCGACGACGACAGCGTCGTCGTCGAGCAGTCCGAGCGGGGCCGCTGGGTCGGCGGCATCCATTTCTCGGGGTTCTCGCTCATGATGATGGCCCTGCTCGTGCTCGGAGTCGTCGTTCTTGCTCCCAACCTCAAGGCTCTCGTGGAGCAGAGGCAACAGATCGCCGATCTGAGGCAGCACGTTGCACAGCAGAAAGACGACGTTGAAGATATGCGTCGTGAGCGCGAGCGCTGGGATGACCCCACCTACGTTCAGACTCAGGCACGTGAGCGATTTTTCTACGTGAGTCCAGGTGAGATCAGCTTCATCGTGATCAACGATCTCGACAAGACGTTCCTTTCGGACACCACGGATCCCATCAGCGATGAGCTCACCACGACAAACGTCGACTGGGCATCGTCGATGCTCACGTCGATCATGACGGCGGCGTTCACTCCCGTCGAGGGCGACGAGACATCGAAAAAGCCGTCATCTACACCGACTCCGACGCCCACAGAAACATCCACAGAGAAGAAATAG
- a CDS encoding S8 family peptidase produces MTQRPSTRDRLRSRLRNLGRAAAVIVTTGAMTLLVASPAAAVTVDRSSQYWLDSGYGIQQAWKTTKGKGAVIAIMDTGIGKGPADFSGVTGGTDVSGVGSSDGRTPLGSEEEKNHGSWVASLAAGRGDGSSDALLGVAPEAELLAISIGFPSSGATVPFVDQVAKGIHWAVDNGADVINMSFSTNTKDWDPSWDEAFKYAHDNGVVIVAAAGNRGSGTEMVGAPATIPGVLVVGGVDRSGEISVGASTEGITIGVTAPSEDLTGVAADGQRWQWAGTSGASPIVAGMVALLRSKYPDMDVNNIINRLIKTANPSKNQGDDVPNADYGYGFASIGAALNEDIETVDANPMGSLEKWISVNRRAAAENVEPPKDTSKVKALSPIEKSSQSVNPLLPTPETLRYVSVPAALLLGAGTLIALGAIGATRHAKRVARKK; encoded by the coding sequence ATGACCCAGCGCCCATCAACTCGTGATCGTCTGCGCTCTCGGCTCAGAAATCTGGGACGCGCTGCCGCCGTCATTGTGACAACGGGAGCCATGACGCTGCTCGTCGCATCGCCCGCCGCGGCTGTCACCGTCGACCGCAGCAGCCAGTACTGGCTCGACAGCGGCTACGGCATTCAGCAGGCTTGGAAGACCACAAAAGGCAAAGGCGCCGTCATCGCGATCATGGACACGGGAATAGGCAAGGGGCCGGCCGACTTCTCAGGAGTCACGGGCGGTACGGATGTCTCGGGGGTCGGCTCGTCTGATGGCCGGACGCCATTGGGAAGCGAAGAGGAGAAGAACCACGGAAGCTGGGTAGCCTCGCTCGCTGCAGGACGAGGGGATGGCAGTTCTGATGCGCTCCTCGGCGTCGCTCCTGAAGCGGAGCTCTTGGCGATCTCGATCGGTTTTCCGTCGAGTGGCGCGACAGTTCCCTTTGTCGATCAGGTGGCCAAAGGCATCCATTGGGCCGTCGATAACGGCGCAGACGTCATCAACATGTCGTTCTCGACGAACACGAAAGACTGGGATCCGTCGTGGGACGAAGCGTTCAAGTACGCTCACGACAATGGAGTGGTCATCGTTGCCGCTGCGGGAAACCGCGGCAGCGGCACCGAGATGGTCGGCGCTCCCGCGACCATTCCGGGCGTTCTTGTCGTCGGTGGTGTCGACCGTTCGGGTGAGATCAGTGTCGGTGCGTCAACCGAGGGAATCACGATCGGCGTCACGGCGCCGAGTGAGGACCTCACTGGGGTAGCGGCAGATGGTCAGCGTTGGCAATGGGCAGGAACGAGCGGTGCGTCGCCGATCGTGGCCGGCATGGTGGCTCTTCTGCGTTCGAAGTACCCGGATATGGACGTGAACAACATCATCAACCGTCTGATCAAAACCGCGAATCCGTCGAAGAACCAAGGTGACGACGTGCCGAACGCCGACTATGGGTACGGGTTCGCGAGCATTGGCGCTGCGCTCAACGAAGACATTGAGACTGTTGATGCCAACCCGATGGGTAGCCTGGAGAAGTGGATCTCGGTCAACAGACGTGCCGCGGCTGAAAATGTTGAGCCTCCGAAGGACACATCGAAAGTCAAGGCTCTGTCTCCCATCGAGAAGTCCAGTCAGAGCGTGAATCCGCTTCTTCCCACGCCAGAAACGCTTCGCTACGTGAGTGTGCCTGCAGCGCTGCTTCTGGGCGCTGGTACACTAATAGCGCTTGGTGCCATTGGCGCTACCCGGCATGCCAAACGGGTGGCACGCAAGAAGTAG
- a CDS encoding helix-turn-helix transcriptional regulator, protein MTSPFLTIDQVCKLVPGMTRSNLAALRFRGEGPRYLKPTPKTVLYKEEDVIEWVEASARYGTAMEAV, encoded by the coding sequence ATGACAAGCCCATTTTTAACCATCGATCAGGTGTGCAAACTCGTACCCGGAATGACGAGGAGCAACTTAGCTGCACTTCGATTTCGCGGGGAAGGCCCCCGCTACCTGAAGCCCACGCCGAAAACCGTGCTCTACAAGGAGGAGGACGTTATCGAGTGGGTAGAGGCCAGCGCACGCTACGGCACAGCAATGGAGGCAGTATGA
- a CDS encoding MazG family protein — MTDRDVSASPHTGVLLADMTEVLDRCVWSQSMTHESLVTYLIEESYELVEAIESGDPDAMLEELGDVLWQIVFHAGIAARTAGEHFDFDDVARVAHEKVVRRHPHVFGDESAPTLDDVFRVWSAAKTHEKHARTSSLDGIPPQLPALALADKVIGRAQKAGVLAPESAENTHTDAVAGESELGDRLLAMVRDARGRGLDAERALRGAVRRLSDEVHERERG; from the coding sequence ATGACTGACCGTGACGTTTCGGCATCACCCCACACAGGTGTACTGCTGGCCGACATGACAGAGGTACTCGATCGCTGCGTGTGGAGCCAGTCGATGACGCACGAGTCGCTGGTCACGTACCTCATCGAAGAGAGCTATGAGCTCGTCGAAGCGATAGAGAGCGGCGATCCTGATGCGATGCTCGAAGAATTGGGCGACGTGCTGTGGCAGATCGTTTTTCACGCTGGGATCGCCGCGCGAACGGCGGGAGAGCACTTCGACTTCGACGATGTGGCACGGGTGGCTCACGAGAAGGTCGTACGTCGGCATCCTCATGTCTTCGGCGACGAATCCGCTCCGACGCTGGATGATGTGTTTCGCGTGTGGAGCGCTGCGAAGACCCACGAGAAGCACGCGCGCACAAGCTCACTTGACGGTATCCCGCCTCAGCTGCCCGCCCTGGCCCTCGCCGACAAGGTCATCGGTCGAGCACAGAAGGCCGGTGTTCTGGCGCCAGAGTCGGCAGAAAACACGCACACGGATGCTGTCGCAGGCGAAAGCGAGCTCGGCGACCGGCTGCTTGCCATGGTGCGCGACGCACGGGGCCGCGGGCTCGACGCCGAACGGGCGCTGCGAGGTGCCGTTCGACGTCTCAGCGACGAGGTGCACGAGCGCGAACGGGGTTAG
- a CDS encoding helix-turn-helix domain-containing protein yields the protein MSVLPSEGIGKRLAEYRRLAGLSARELAERAGAGLSRGVIANIESGRKADLTVDQLIAVCAVLGIPPSALALPVDQPKRFVRLSGQNADSVERRTVRSWAALEWFHGGNWVLDSDDGRPNAASTLSRAIAEGVREYVKYHVASAANIGHGTELENIEKGLKEAEENLRKLGVDLTDYKIDE from the coding sequence ATGAGTGTTCTTCCCAGCGAAGGAATTGGCAAGAGACTCGCGGAGTACCGGCGGCTGGCGGGTCTTAGCGCGCGTGAGCTCGCTGAGCGCGCTGGGGCTGGACTTTCGCGCGGTGTCATCGCAAACATTGAGTCGGGCCGAAAGGCCGATCTGACTGTCGACCAGCTGATCGCTGTGTGTGCAGTGCTCGGAATCCCGCCTAGCGCTCTGGCGCTGCCTGTCGATCAGCCAAAACGCTTTGTGCGTCTGTCAGGACAGAATGCCGACAGTGTCGAGCGGCGAACCGTTCGAAGTTGGGCGGCACTTGAGTGGTTCCATGGCGGCAATTGGGTACTCGACAGTGACGACGGTCGACCAAACGCGGCGTCGACACTTTCTCGGGCAATTGCCGAGGGTGTGCGCGAGTATGTCAAGTACCACGTCGCAAGTGCGGCGAACATCGGTCATGGGACGGAGCTTGAAAATATTGAGAAGGGCCTAAAAGAGGCGGAAGAGAACCTGCGCAAGCTCGGCGTCGACCTCACCGACTACAAGATCGACGAGTAG